Part of the Gammaproteobacteria bacterium genome, ACATACCGGCAGATGTGCGGGACGCCGCAATCCGGACGATGGTTGAACTGTATTTCCCAACCAACAGCGTGATAGTCGCTGGCTATGGGTTTGACATGCTGTATGCAGGGCCGCGGGAAGCGGTACTACACGCTGTTTTTCGCCAAAATACAGGATGTACACATCTCATAGTCGGTCGTGATCACGCGGGTGTTGCTGATTACTATGGCGCGTTCGATGCGCAGACAATTTTCCACGATCAGGTTCCTGACGGCGCCCTGGACATTCAGATATTCGAGGCGGACCATACCGCGTATTCGAGGAAGCTCGACCGGGTGGTCATGATGCGAGACGTACCTGATCATGAGCCGGAAGATTTCGTGCTGCTGTCCGGGACCCGGGTTCGAGAAATGCTGTCGGCAGGTGAAGCACTGCCACCCGAATTTGCCCGGCCTGAAGTCGCCCAGATTCTGATGCAGCACTACCAGGAACAGCAGGCAGGCCGTTAAACGGATCGATTCAGGTTTCTAGCGCTAATGGGAAACTGTTAAAGCCCCTCGATCTGGTCAACCGCAATACTCTCCTCTTCAAGCATCACTGGAATTCCGTCATCAATTCGGTAGATCCGTAGTTTGTTTTTGGTGATCAGGCCCTCACTGAGGGGTGTTTCAACAACGGTGTCGTTGGCCTGCGTGACGTGTCCCGCGGCAATTGCAGCATTGACCGCAGCGAGTTTCTCCTCACTGAGCGGGAACACCGGTTGTTTACTGACCGGGCAGCACAGAATCTCCAGAAGTTTGGGATCGATCGGCATGGATGGTAATGTTGGTCGTTTCGATTGTGACAGGTACGCAGAGTTCTCTGAGTATACTGTTGCACCTGTGTAAGCGCATCTCTAGGCACGGCAAATGTTGGTGAACACTACTCGGTAGGTGGTGCTCTATGAGTACAAATTCCAAGAATGTAGTGCTGATCGCGATCTGTGGTAATGCAGTGCTGACTATCCTGAAGTTCACGGTCGCCGTTCCGACGCATTCGGCAGCGATGATGAATGAGGCGATCCATAGTCTGATGGACACGCTTAACCAGTTATTTCTGCTGATGGGACTGAAAAGCGGTAGCAGGCCGGCCGACCGTCGGTACGCTTTCGGTCATGGCCAGAAGAAATATCTGTGGAACTTGTGGAGCGCGATTGGTCTTTTCTCAATCGGCTGTGGGCTGGGGCTTTCACATGCCTGGCATGCCTGGCAGGAGAGCCATAACATCGCCGAACAGGTTGCTGTTGAACCGACTCTATTCGGATCGATCGATCCTCTGGCATTGGCGATGAGTGTCTTGCTGATTGCGCTCTTGGTTGAGTCCTGGGTATTACGTGTGGCCTGGCGTGAATTCGCGCAGCGCGCTCGGATGAACGGTCATCAGAATGCGCTGTCCTACCTCAGCCAATCAGATGATCCAACATTGGTCGCCGTTCTGCTTGAGGATGCGGTTGCGGTCATTGGTGTATTACTTGCTGCAATTGGCATTGCGCTAACGCACGCAACCGGTATTGCGCTCTGGGATATCGGGTTCTCGGTGGTGATTGCGGTGATGCTGGGTATCACTGCAGCATTTCTAGGCATGATCAATATGCGGTTTCTTACCGATGTTCGGGATCAGGAAGCCGAGGAAACCTTTAGGTTGATTGCCGACGCCCACAAAGATATTGAGCGTTATCATGACCTGCGCAGTATTGTCATTGATGACCGCAATACAGTTCTCGTGGCCGAAATTGAACTGAAAGAGGAGAGTATCGTATCTACTCTGCGGGAGAGGATGACACAGCATCGTGCTGACAGTAGCGTTGGGGTAACCGATCTGGACAATGGTGAGCCTGGGCGGGTAGAGTTTCTGTCTGACCGAGTGCTGGTTCAGGCCACACTTGAACGTACCGAACAAATCATAGACGAGCTAGAATTGCGTCTGCGTGAACGATGCCCCGTGTATCGCATGTTACGATTGAAGTTGAAGGTATTGTTGCAAACCACCCAGTGGACGAGTCAGATGGGCAATACCGTGGTGGTGTAGACACGCTTGAAAAATGATGAAACGTTTACGGATGCTGGTATGAATAAATTGGTTACAGGTTGTGTAATAGCTGTCGGGCTGATGATTCCGACATCGTCGATAGTTGCGCAGGCTATGCTCGACTCTGATGAGCAGAAATACAGTTATGCGCTGGGCTATCAGATCGGCTCTCAAATACAAAGGCAACTGGATTCAGAGGGCGTTAAACTGGATGCTGATGCCTTTGCCCGTGGAATTGCGGACGTGCTCTCGGGACGAGCACTTGCGCTCAGTCAAGAAGAGATCATGCTTGCGATCGAAACCAAAGGGCAGCTGGAGGCGCAAAAGATGAAAGAAGTTGGGGACTCGAACAAATCAAGCGGTGAGGCATTTCGAGCAGAATACGGCAAACAGGCGGCTGTCTTGCGCACCGACAGCGGTATTTTATACCGGGTTCTGACAGCCGGTTCTGGCGCAAAACCTGGTCCAGATGACACCGTGGTTGTGCACTATAGGGGCACCCTACCGGATGGTCAGGAATTTGATAGTTCCTACAAGCGCGGCCAGCCGGCGACCTTCAGTCTAGGCGGCATCATAGCAGGATGGAAAGAGGTACTTCAGTTAATGCCAGAAGGGGCGAAATGGGAGGTTGTGATTCCGCCGGAACTGGGCTACGGCAACGTCGGTGCCAGTGGCCTGATCGGCGCAAATCAGACCCTGGTCTTCGAAATAGAACTGATTGAAGTTAAGTAGCCCTTCCGGCTGTGTGATCAAGGCACTGCTGTCGTTTGGCTGTGGCGATCTATTTGTTCTCCACAATGCGCTTCAGTCGACTGCCGGGAGGATATTGATCACTTCCCGGGCCACAGCGCGGGTGCCCTGATTGCCACCGAGTTCTAGTGGACGCAGACGACCGGATGAGAAGCCTGTGTAAACAGCAGTTTCAATCATCTCGGCTGCGCAATCTAGTTGATCTTGTCCCGATTTCTCGGCCAGGTATCCCAGCAACAGTGAACCGCTGAGAATGCAGGCCAAAGGGTTTGCGGCATCTCGCCCCATGATGTCTGGTGCGCTGCCGTGGGCGGGTTGAAACAATCCGTGGTGATCTCCAATCTCAGCACAGGCTGCCATGCCCATGCCCCCGACAAGACCACCAGCGAGATCAGACAGTATGTCGCCATACATATTTTCCATCACCATGACATCGAATGACCAGGGTTTGCGGATAAGGTCCAGAGCCTGGGTATCGATGTAATTGTGATCGGCAAAAATGTCGGGGTATTCCTCGGCTCGTTCGTCGAAGATTTTTCGGAAAAATGCCATGGACCTAAACACATTGGCCTTATCGACACAGGTCACCCGGCCGGGCCTGCCGCGATTTTTTCGCTGCCTTGCCAGTCGAAATGCGAAATCGTGAAGTTTTTCGGTGGTGTTTCTCGTGATGCGCAGTGTCTCACGTACCTCATTTTCATTGGCGATTTGTGTTCGCCCATGTACGGCAGCCGAATAGAAAAGACCTTCGGTCGATTCCCGTACGATCACCAGATCGATAGTCGAGGCGCGGGGATCTGCCAGGGGCAGGGGTGAATTCGGATAGGCTCGGGCCGGTCTCACACCAGCGTAGAGTTGTAGCTGTTCCCGCAGGCGCAGATGGGGAGCTATCTCTGTGCCATCGCGATATCGGATCTCTGGCAATCCAATGGCACCCAATAAAATAG contains:
- a CDS encoding Trm112 family protein, with the translated sequence MPIDPKLLEILCCPVSKQPVFPLSEEKLAAVNAAIAAGHVTQANDTVVETPLSEGLITKNKLRIYRIDDGIPVMLEEESIAVDQIEGL
- a CDS encoding cation diffusion facilitator family transporter, with protein sequence MSTNSKNVVLIAICGNAVLTILKFTVAVPTHSAAMMNEAIHSLMDTLNQLFLLMGLKSGSRPADRRYAFGHGQKKYLWNLWSAIGLFSIGCGLGLSHAWHAWQESHNIAEQVAVEPTLFGSIDPLALAMSVLLIALLVESWVLRVAWREFAQRARMNGHQNALSYLSQSDDPTLVAVLLEDAVAVIGVLLAAIGIALTHATGIALWDIGFSVVIAVMLGITAAFLGMINMRFLTDVRDQEAEETFRLIADAHKDIERYHDLRSIVIDDRNTVLVAEIELKEESIVSTLRERMTQHRADSSVGVTDLDNGEPGRVEFLSDRVLVQATLERTEQIIDELELRLRERCPVYRMLRLKLKVLLQTTQWTSQMGNTVVV
- a CDS encoding FKBP-type peptidyl-prolyl cis-trans isomerase, which gives rise to MNKLVTGCVIAVGLMIPTSSIVAQAMLDSDEQKYSYALGYQIGSQIQRQLDSEGVKLDADAFARGIADVLSGRALALSQEEIMLAIETKGQLEAQKMKEVGDSNKSSGEAFRAEYGKQAAVLRTDSGILYRVLTAGSGAKPGPDDTVVVHYRGTLPDGQEFDSSYKRGQPATFSLGGIIAGWKEVLQLMPEGAKWEVVIPPELGYGNVGASGLIGANQTLVFEIELIEVK
- a CDS encoding isocitrate/isopropylmalate family dehydrogenase, encoding MSQSTYQVAVFRGDGIGPDVTDATIAVLEAVQKRIGGFCLDFNSYHAGAAYFRESGRDIEHGSEQAAEQADAILLGAIGLPEIRYRDGTEIAPHLRLREQLQLYAGVRPARAYPNSPLPLADPRASTIDLVIVRESTEGLFYSAAVHGRTQIANENEVRETLRITRNTTEKLHDFAFRLARQRKNRGRPGRVTCVDKANVFRSMAFFRKIFDERAEEYPDIFADHNYIDTQALDLIRKPWSFDVMVMENMYGDILSDLAGGLVGGMGMAACAEIGDHHGLFQPAHGSAPDIMGRDAANPLACILSGSLLLGYLAEKSGQDQLDCAAEMIETAVYTGFSSGRLRPLELGGNQGTRAVAREVINILPAVD